The Lysobacter enzymogenes genome window below encodes:
- a CDS encoding alpha/beta hydrolase family protein yields the protein MNPTALRIATLTAALFAATAVHAAEPAPAAKGADLTCHAGAYRLDDGRAVAIGRTDDASVLRWRLLDGRTGKLVSAPGSKDGALVGTVGWTQRADTTKVELGSCDDGIVFDGHRGDRLKFDIVDTTFEGAGVKLRGRLVLPAGQDKVPVVVLVHGSENYSGVDGYFQQYLFPSEGVGVFVYDKRGTGGSSGKYTQNFHELSDDAGAALREALRVGDGRVGKIGYLGGSQGGWVAPLAASKTPQADFVEVGFGLADGVLAEDRDQVVLDLRAAGFGDAATLRKARELTDATGLIASTTGKRGWKELDAARAKYQKEPWWKAVKGEYSGLIANHTPAEIAAEFAKYDFEVSWDYDPMPVLRTLKTPQLWVVGGDDVEAPSDETQKRLTELGKAGRPITSVVFPQADHGILEFEKDAKGERQHTRIAEGYLRMQLDWIKRGTLDGWPYGAAKQLAGPK from the coding sequence ATGAACCCGACCGCCTTGCGCATCGCCACCCTGACCGCGGCGCTGTTCGCCGCCACCGCCGTCCATGCCGCCGAGCCCGCGCCCGCGGCGAAAGGCGCCGACCTGACCTGCCACGCCGGCGCCTACCGCCTCGACGACGGCCGCGCGGTCGCGATCGGCCGCACCGACGATGCCTCGGTGCTGCGCTGGCGCCTGCTCGACGGCCGCACCGGCAAGCTGGTCAGCGCGCCCGGCAGCAAGGACGGCGCGCTGGTCGGCACGGTCGGCTGGACCCAGCGCGCCGACACGACGAAGGTCGAACTCGGCAGCTGCGACGACGGCATCGTGTTCGACGGCCACCGCGGCGACCGGCTCAAGTTCGACATCGTCGACACCACGTTCGAGGGCGCCGGGGTCAAGCTGCGCGGCCGGCTGGTGCTGCCGGCCGGCCAGGACAAGGTGCCGGTGGTCGTGCTGGTGCACGGCTCGGAGAACTATTCCGGCGTCGACGGCTATTTCCAGCAATACCTGTTCCCGAGCGAAGGCGTCGGCGTGTTCGTCTACGACAAGCGCGGCACCGGCGGCTCCAGCGGCAAGTACACGCAGAACTTCCACGAGCTGTCCGACGACGCCGGCGCCGCGCTGCGCGAAGCGCTGCGCGTGGGCGACGGGCGCGTGGGCAAGATCGGCTACCTCGGCGGCAGCCAGGGCGGCTGGGTCGCGCCGCTGGCGGCGAGCAAGACGCCGCAGGCGGACTTCGTCGAAGTCGGCTTCGGCCTCGCCGACGGCGTGCTGGCCGAAGACCGCGACCAGGTCGTGCTGGACCTGCGCGCCGCCGGTTTCGGCGACGCCGCCACGCTGCGCAAGGCGCGCGAACTGACCGACGCCACCGGCCTGATCGCTTCGACCACCGGCAAGCGCGGCTGGAAGGAACTCGACGCGGCGCGCGCGAAGTACCAGAAGGAGCCGTGGTGGAAAGCGGTCAAGGGCGAGTACAGCGGCCTGATCGCCAACCACACGCCGGCCGAAATCGCGGCCGAATTCGCCAAATACGATTTCGAAGTCAGCTGGGACTACGACCCGATGCCGGTGCTGCGCACGCTCAAGACCCCGCAGCTGTGGGTGGTCGGCGGCGACGACGTCGAAGCGCCTTCCGATGAAACCCAAAAGCGCCTGACCGAACTCGGCAAGGCCGGCCGCCCGATCACCAGCGTGGTGTTCCCGCAGGCCGACCACGGCATCCTGGAATTCGAGAAGGACGCCAAGGGCGAGCGCCAGCACACCCGCATCGCCGAAGGCTATCTGCGCATGCAGTTGGACTGGATCAAGCGCGGCACGCTCGACGGCTGGCCGTACGGCGCGGCCAAGCAGTTGGCCGGGCCGAAGTAA